In a genomic window of Taeniopygia guttata chromosome 13, bTaeGut7.mat, whole genome shotgun sequence:
- the CSNK1A1 gene encoding casein kinase I isoform X2: MASSSGSKAEFIVGGKYKLVRKIGSGSFGDIYLAINITNGEEVAVKLESQKARHPQLLYESKLYKILQGGVGIPHIRWYGQEKDYNVLVMDLLGPSLEDLFNFCSRRFTMKTVLMLADQMISRIEYVHTKNFIHRDIKPDNFLMGIGRHCNKCLESPVGKRKRSMTVSTSQDPSFSGLNQLFLIDFGLAKKYRDNRTRQHIPYREDKNLTGTARYASINAHLGIEQSRRDDMESLGYVLMYFNRTSLPWQGLKAATKKQKYEKISEKKMSTPVEVLCKGFPAEFAMYLNYCRGLRFEEAPDYMYLRQLFRILFRTLNHQYDYTFDWTMLKQKAAQQAASSSGQGQQAQTPTGKQTDKSKSNMKG; this comes from the exons ATGGCGAGCAGCAGCGGCTCCAAGGCCGAGTTCATTGTCGGAGGCAAATACAAGCTGGTGCGGAAGATCGGCTCGGGCTCCTTCGGGGACATCTATTTGGCGATCAACATCACCAACGGGGAG gaaGTTGCTGTGAAGTTGGAGTCTCAGAAGGCTCGGCACCCCCAGCTGCTCTATGAAAGCAAACTCTACAAGATCCTGCAGGGAGGAGTTGGCATCCCACATATACG GTGGTATGGTCAAGAAAAGGACTACAATGTTCTAGTCATGGATCTTCTGGGGCCCAGCCTGGAAGACCTCTTCAACTTCTGTTCTCGCAGGTTTACGATGAAAACAGTACTTATGCTAGCAGACCAG ATGATCAGTAGAATTGAATATGTGCACACAAAGAATTTTATACACAGAGACATTAAACCAGATAACTTCCTAATGGGTATTGGGCGTCATTGTAATAAG TGTTTAGAATCTCCAgtggggaagaggaaaagaagcatGACTGTTAGTACTTCTCAGGACCCATCTTTCTCAGGATTAAACCAG TTATTCCTTATTGACTTTGGTTTGGCCAAAAAGTACCGGGACAACAGGACAAGGCAACACATACCATacagagaagacaaaaatctCACTGGCACAGCTCGATATGCCAGCATCAATGCACACCTTGGCATTGAGCAGAG tCGTCGGGATGACATGGAGTCTCTAGGCTATGTATTGATGTACTTTAACAGAACCAGTCTGCCTTGGCAAGGATTAAAG GCTGCAACAAAGAAGCAAAAGTATGAAAAGAttagtgaaaagaaaatgtccACTCCTGTTGAGGTTTTGTGTAAG GGGTTCCCTGCAGAATTTGCCATGTATCTGAACTACTGTCGTGGCCTGCGCTTTGAAGAGGCACCAGATTACATGTACCTGAGGCAATTATTCCGTATTCTTTTCAG GACCTTGAACCACCAGTATGACTACACATTCGACTGGACAATGTtaaagcagaaagcagcacagcaggcagcctcttccagtgggcaggggcagcaggcCCAAACCCCCACAGGCAAGCAAACTGACAAATCCAAGAGTAACATGAAAGGTTAG
- the CSNK1A1 gene encoding casein kinase I isoform X1: MASSSGSKAEFIVGGKYKLVRKIGSGSFGDIYLAINITNGEEVAVKLESQKARHPQLLYESKLYKILQGGVGIPHIRWYGQEKDYNVLVMDLLGPSLEDLFNFCSRRFTMKTVLMLADQMISRIEYVHTKNFIHRDIKPDNFLMGIGRHCNKCLESPVGKRKRSMTVSTSQDPSFSGLNQLFLIDFGLAKKYRDNRTRQHIPYREDKNLTGTARYASINAHLGIEQSRRDDMESLGYVLMYFNRTSLPWQGLKAATKKQKYEKISEKKMSTPVEVLCKGFPAEFAMYLNYCRGLRFEEAPDYMYLRQLFRILFRTLNHQYDYTFDWTMLKQKAAQQAASSSGQGQQAQTPTGKQTDKSKSNMKGF, translated from the exons ATGGCGAGCAGCAGCGGCTCCAAGGCCGAGTTCATTGTCGGAGGCAAATACAAGCTGGTGCGGAAGATCGGCTCGGGCTCCTTCGGGGACATCTATTTGGCGATCAACATCACCAACGGGGAG gaaGTTGCTGTGAAGTTGGAGTCTCAGAAGGCTCGGCACCCCCAGCTGCTCTATGAAAGCAAACTCTACAAGATCCTGCAGGGAGGAGTTGGCATCCCACATATACG GTGGTATGGTCAAGAAAAGGACTACAATGTTCTAGTCATGGATCTTCTGGGGCCCAGCCTGGAAGACCTCTTCAACTTCTGTTCTCGCAGGTTTACGATGAAAACAGTACTTATGCTAGCAGACCAG ATGATCAGTAGAATTGAATATGTGCACACAAAGAATTTTATACACAGAGACATTAAACCAGATAACTTCCTAATGGGTATTGGGCGTCATTGTAATAAG TGTTTAGAATCTCCAgtggggaagaggaaaagaagcatGACTGTTAGTACTTCTCAGGACCCATCTTTCTCAGGATTAAACCAG TTATTCCTTATTGACTTTGGTTTGGCCAAAAAGTACCGGGACAACAGGACAAGGCAACACATACCATacagagaagacaaaaatctCACTGGCACAGCTCGATATGCCAGCATCAATGCACACCTTGGCATTGAGCAGAG tCGTCGGGATGACATGGAGTCTCTAGGCTATGTATTGATGTACTTTAACAGAACCAGTCTGCCTTGGCAAGGATTAAAG GCTGCAACAAAGAAGCAAAAGTATGAAAAGAttagtgaaaagaaaatgtccACTCCTGTTGAGGTTTTGTGTAAG GGGTTCCCTGCAGAATTTGCCATGTATCTGAACTACTGTCGTGGCCTGCGCTTTGAAGAGGCACCAGATTACATGTACCTGAGGCAATTATTCCGTATTCTTTTCAG GACCTTGAACCACCAGTATGACTACACATTCGACTGGACAATGTtaaagcagaaagcagcacagcaggcagcctcttccagtgggcaggggcagcaggcCCAAACCCCCACAGGCAAGCAAACTGACAAATCCAAGAGTAACATGAAAG GTTTCTGA
- the CSNK1A1 gene encoding casein kinase I isoform X5, which translates to MASSSGSKAEFIVGGKYKLVRKIGSGSFGDIYLAINITNGEEVAVKLESQKARHPQLLYESKLYKILQGGVGIPHIRWYGQEKDYNVLVMDLLGPSLEDLFNFCSRRFTMKTVLMLADQMISRIEYVHTKNFIHRDIKPDNFLMGIGRHCNKLFLIDFGLAKKYRDNRTRQHIPYREDKNLTGTARYASINAHLGIEQSRRDDMESLGYVLMYFNRTSLPWQGLKAATKKQKYEKISEKKMSTPVEVLCKGFPAEFAMYLNYCRGLRFEEAPDYMYLRQLFRILFRTLNHQYDYTFDWTMLKQKAAQQAASSSGQGQQAQTPTGF; encoded by the exons ATGGCGAGCAGCAGCGGCTCCAAGGCCGAGTTCATTGTCGGAGGCAAATACAAGCTGGTGCGGAAGATCGGCTCGGGCTCCTTCGGGGACATCTATTTGGCGATCAACATCACCAACGGGGAG gaaGTTGCTGTGAAGTTGGAGTCTCAGAAGGCTCGGCACCCCCAGCTGCTCTATGAAAGCAAACTCTACAAGATCCTGCAGGGAGGAGTTGGCATCCCACATATACG GTGGTATGGTCAAGAAAAGGACTACAATGTTCTAGTCATGGATCTTCTGGGGCCCAGCCTGGAAGACCTCTTCAACTTCTGTTCTCGCAGGTTTACGATGAAAACAGTACTTATGCTAGCAGACCAG ATGATCAGTAGAATTGAATATGTGCACACAAAGAATTTTATACACAGAGACATTAAACCAGATAACTTCCTAATGGGTATTGGGCGTCATTGTAATAAG TTATTCCTTATTGACTTTGGTTTGGCCAAAAAGTACCGGGACAACAGGACAAGGCAACACATACCATacagagaagacaaaaatctCACTGGCACAGCTCGATATGCCAGCATCAATGCACACCTTGGCATTGAGCAGAG tCGTCGGGATGACATGGAGTCTCTAGGCTATGTATTGATGTACTTTAACAGAACCAGTCTGCCTTGGCAAGGATTAAAG GCTGCAACAAAGAAGCAAAAGTATGAAAAGAttagtgaaaagaaaatgtccACTCCTGTTGAGGTTTTGTGTAAG GGGTTCCCTGCAGAATTTGCCATGTATCTGAACTACTGTCGTGGCCTGCGCTTTGAAGAGGCACCAGATTACATGTACCTGAGGCAATTATTCCGTATTCTTTTCAG GACCTTGAACCACCAGTATGACTACACATTCGACTGGACAATGTtaaagcagaaagcagcacagcaggcagcctcttccagtgggcaggggcagcaggcCCAAACCCCCACAG GTTTCTGA
- the CSNK1A1 gene encoding casein kinase I isoform X4 encodes MASSSGSKAEFIVGGKYKLVRKIGSGSFGDIYLAINITNGEEVAVKLESQKARHPQLLYESKLYKILQGGVGIPHIRWYGQEKDYNVLVMDLLGPSLEDLFNFCSRRFTMKTVLMLADQMISRIEYVHTKNFIHRDIKPDNFLMGIGRHCNKLFLIDFGLAKKYRDNRTRQHIPYREDKNLTGTARYASINAHLGIEQSRRDDMESLGYVLMYFNRTSLPWQGLKAATKKQKYEKISEKKMSTPVEVLCKGFPAEFAMYLNYCRGLRFEEAPDYMYLRQLFRILFRTLNHQYDYTFDWTMLKQKAAQQAASSSGQGQQAQTPTGKQTDKSKSNMKGF; translated from the exons ATGGCGAGCAGCAGCGGCTCCAAGGCCGAGTTCATTGTCGGAGGCAAATACAAGCTGGTGCGGAAGATCGGCTCGGGCTCCTTCGGGGACATCTATTTGGCGATCAACATCACCAACGGGGAG gaaGTTGCTGTGAAGTTGGAGTCTCAGAAGGCTCGGCACCCCCAGCTGCTCTATGAAAGCAAACTCTACAAGATCCTGCAGGGAGGAGTTGGCATCCCACATATACG GTGGTATGGTCAAGAAAAGGACTACAATGTTCTAGTCATGGATCTTCTGGGGCCCAGCCTGGAAGACCTCTTCAACTTCTGTTCTCGCAGGTTTACGATGAAAACAGTACTTATGCTAGCAGACCAG ATGATCAGTAGAATTGAATATGTGCACACAAAGAATTTTATACACAGAGACATTAAACCAGATAACTTCCTAATGGGTATTGGGCGTCATTGTAATAAG TTATTCCTTATTGACTTTGGTTTGGCCAAAAAGTACCGGGACAACAGGACAAGGCAACACATACCATacagagaagacaaaaatctCACTGGCACAGCTCGATATGCCAGCATCAATGCACACCTTGGCATTGAGCAGAG tCGTCGGGATGACATGGAGTCTCTAGGCTATGTATTGATGTACTTTAACAGAACCAGTCTGCCTTGGCAAGGATTAAAG GCTGCAACAAAGAAGCAAAAGTATGAAAAGAttagtgaaaagaaaatgtccACTCCTGTTGAGGTTTTGTGTAAG GGGTTCCCTGCAGAATTTGCCATGTATCTGAACTACTGTCGTGGCCTGCGCTTTGAAGAGGCACCAGATTACATGTACCTGAGGCAATTATTCCGTATTCTTTTCAG GACCTTGAACCACCAGTATGACTACACATTCGACTGGACAATGTtaaagcagaaagcagcacagcaggcagcctcttccagtgggcaggggcagcaggcCCAAACCCCCACAGGCAAGCAAACTGACAAATCCAAGAGTAACATGAAAG GTTTCTGA
- the CSNK1A1 gene encoding casein kinase I isoform X3 → MASSSGSKAEFIVGGKYKLVRKIGSGSFGDIYLAINITNGEEVAVKLESQKARHPQLLYESKLYKILQGGVGIPHIRWYGQEKDYNVLVMDLLGPSLEDLFNFCSRRFTMKTVLMLADQMISRIEYVHTKNFIHRDIKPDNFLMGIGRHCNKCLESPVGKRKRSMTVSTSQDPSFSGLNQLFLIDFGLAKKYRDNRTRQHIPYREDKNLTGTARYASINAHLGIEQSRRDDMESLGYVLMYFNRTSLPWQGLKAATKKQKYEKISEKKMSTPVEVLCKGFPAEFAMYLNYCRGLRFEEAPDYMYLRQLFRILFRTLNHQYDYTFDWTMLKQKAAQQAASSSGQGQQAQTPTGF, encoded by the exons ATGGCGAGCAGCAGCGGCTCCAAGGCCGAGTTCATTGTCGGAGGCAAATACAAGCTGGTGCGGAAGATCGGCTCGGGCTCCTTCGGGGACATCTATTTGGCGATCAACATCACCAACGGGGAG gaaGTTGCTGTGAAGTTGGAGTCTCAGAAGGCTCGGCACCCCCAGCTGCTCTATGAAAGCAAACTCTACAAGATCCTGCAGGGAGGAGTTGGCATCCCACATATACG GTGGTATGGTCAAGAAAAGGACTACAATGTTCTAGTCATGGATCTTCTGGGGCCCAGCCTGGAAGACCTCTTCAACTTCTGTTCTCGCAGGTTTACGATGAAAACAGTACTTATGCTAGCAGACCAG ATGATCAGTAGAATTGAATATGTGCACACAAAGAATTTTATACACAGAGACATTAAACCAGATAACTTCCTAATGGGTATTGGGCGTCATTGTAATAAG TGTTTAGAATCTCCAgtggggaagaggaaaagaagcatGACTGTTAGTACTTCTCAGGACCCATCTTTCTCAGGATTAAACCAG TTATTCCTTATTGACTTTGGTTTGGCCAAAAAGTACCGGGACAACAGGACAAGGCAACACATACCATacagagaagacaaaaatctCACTGGCACAGCTCGATATGCCAGCATCAATGCACACCTTGGCATTGAGCAGAG tCGTCGGGATGACATGGAGTCTCTAGGCTATGTATTGATGTACTTTAACAGAACCAGTCTGCCTTGGCAAGGATTAAAG GCTGCAACAAAGAAGCAAAAGTATGAAAAGAttagtgaaaagaaaatgtccACTCCTGTTGAGGTTTTGTGTAAG GGGTTCCCTGCAGAATTTGCCATGTATCTGAACTACTGTCGTGGCCTGCGCTTTGAAGAGGCACCAGATTACATGTACCTGAGGCAATTATTCCGTATTCTTTTCAG GACCTTGAACCACCAGTATGACTACACATTCGACTGGACAATGTtaaagcagaaagcagcacagcaggcagcctcttccagtgggcaggggcagcaggcCCAAACCCCCACAG GTTTCTGA